A segment of the Pseudomonadota bacterium genome:
ATCCGGGCCTCGGGAAGACGCACCTGCTGTCAGCGATGCGCACCCGTCTCGCAGACCTGCATCGAAACCTCCTCGTTGTGACCACGACGGCCGAGCGCTTCACCGACGAGCTCCTGCTGGCCATGGGCAGCCACTCACTCGATCAGTTCCGCGAGAAGTACCGCGGTGTCGACGTGCTTATGATCGACGGGTTCCACCAGATCGGCAACCGGCTGCGCGCGCAGGAAGAGCTCTGCGCCGCTCTCGACACACTGATCGCGAGCGGCCATCAGATCGTCATCGCGGGGCAGGCTGCTCCGCAGGACAGCCGATGGCTGAGCCCCTCGCTCCGCTCGCGCCTGAGCTGCGGGCTCGTCACCGAGGTCGGATATCCCGACCTCGAAATGCGGCAAGCCATCGTTCTCCAGCTTGCGGAACAGGCGGGCCTGGGGCTGTCTGCGGAATCGGCCAACACGCTGGCCCGGCGTGTGCAGCACGACGTTCGTGAGATCGTGGGCGCCGTGAACCGCCTCGTGGCGCTCCGACTGGGAGTGAGCGGCAGCGAGGTCGAGTGCCGCATCCCGCTCGATGATCTCCTCTACGATCTCGCTCCTCGCCCCCTCGCGCCACAGTCCAGCCTCGAGGCCGTTCTCGCTCAGGTGCTGTCGTGGTACGCCCTGGAGATGGGCACGCTCAAGTCGCGCTCACGGGAAGCGCGGGTGAGACGGGCACGTCAGGTGGCGCTCTACCTCGCGCGAACCAGCACGACCGCATCGCTCCAAGAGATCGCAGACGCTCTGGGCGCTACCCCCAACCAGGTGCTGTACGCAGTTCGCGCCGTAGAGAGAAACCTCTCCGACCCGCTGATCAGCGGCGACCTCGAGGCCGTTCGAGCCTCGCTCGCACAAGCGAAGAGCGCCCCCCGGAGCAAGCGTTCCGTGACCCGAAGCGCGCGGCGCTGATCTTCGTCAGGCGTCCGGGAGCAGGAAGGTGGGCACCTGACCCCCACCGCTGGTGACATTGCAGAGCGACGTGTCAGAGAGACGGGTGAGAAACCCGGTCACGCGGTCTCCGAAGATGAACGGGTCGAGATCGACAACCCGCGGAGCGACGTTGCCCTGCAGATCCGGGAAGGCCACACGAGAGGTGGGAACCCGCTCCTGGAGCACGTGGGGATAGGCAAGCGCCTCAGTCAGCGCACGCTCCCAATCGGCCGCTGTCTGTTCCCATCCGATCACAACGCCCTTGCCGCCGTACTCGTCGTTGGGCTTGAGAACCATGCGCTGCTGCTCGGCTCGCGCAAGCGCGAGGAGATCGTGCGAGCGCCCCTCGAACTCGACACGAGCATCTTCCACACGAGCGGTCCACGGCACGTGACGCCGTATGACAGCGCGCTGCACGTCGCTGAAGAAGGGCTGCATGTCGGGGCTCCACAGCGCCGCGAAGAGCAGCTTCTTGTGCAGGAGCTTGCAGCGGAACGAGTTGACCATGCACACAGCGTTCTGTTCGACGGCCTGTACCAGCGCGGCGCACGCGTCAACGCGCTCGAGAAGCTCGTTGACGAGCAGCCGGCGATAGAGGATGTCGATAGGCCTGCCATCCGGCGACACGAGACGACCGTCGCGCATCTCGAGCGCGCGGGGGTCGGCAATG
Coding sequences within it:
- a CDS encoding AAA family ATPase, which produces MSERPAGTPTGPSDLLAVSPTASLEEVRAAYLERTAALRSAFLHLGGFDESPRSSNQTFETFVAGSANHIALAACRRICEAPGSAFNPLFIHGHPGLGKTHLLSAMRTRLADLHRNLLVVTTTAERFTDELLLAMGSHSLDQFREKYRGVDVLMIDGFHQIGNRLRAQEELCAALDTLIASGHQIVIAGQAAPQDSRWLSPSLRSRLSCGLVTEVGYPDLEMRQAIVLQLAEQAGLGLSAESANTLARRVQHDVREIVGAVNRLVALRLGVSGSEVECRIPLDDLLYDLAPRPLAPQSSLEAVLAQVLSWYALEMGTLKSRSREARVRRARQVALYLARTSTTASLQEIADALGATPNQVLYAVRAVERNLSDPLISGDLEAVRASLAQAKSAPRSKRSVTRSARR